In a single window of the Orenia metallireducens genome:
- a CDS encoding GntR family transcriptional regulator — protein sequence MKLDESSPIPLYYQLENIIKRRIEIGEYKSGERIPSLNQLSEEFNLSKATISKAVGNLIEEGILYRERGQGTFVSEEKVKDFTEFKGFTETMLAEGKKPSTKVLSQDVISPNELICDKLMINNNQKVILTVRLRIADDIPVAFEKSYIPYALAPGLLKLDLAKDSIYQHLREEGYTLTKTIQEIEAIEADKELSDILKVKQGKAVLKRRRVTLSNDNPVEFSLSFYPGDRYVITTESVSTT from the coding sequence ATGAAATTAGATGAGAGCAGTCCAATTCCATTATATTATCAATTAGAGAATATAATTAAAAGAAGAATAGAGATAGGAGAATATAAGTCAGGAGAGAGAATTCCTTCTTTAAATCAATTAAGTGAGGAGTTTAATCTTAGTAAAGCAACTATTAGTAAGGCTGTTGGTAATTTGATTGAAGAAGGTATTTTATATAGAGAGAGGGGTCAAGGAACCTTTGTTTCAGAAGAAAAGGTAAAAGACTTCACCGAATTTAAAGGTTTTACTGAAACTATGTTAGCAGAGGGTAAGAAACCCTCAACTAAAGTTCTCTCACAGGATGTAATTTCTCCTAATGAGCTAATTTGTGATAAATTAATGATTAATAATAATCAAAAGGTAATTTTGACAGTTAGATTGAGAATTGCTGATGATATACCTGTTGCCTTTGAAAAGTCTTATATCCCATATGCATTGGCTCCAGGATTATTAAAATTAGATTTAGCTAAAGATTCTATCTATCAGCACCTTAGAGAAGAAGGATATACTCTAACTAAAACTATTCAGGAGATTGAAGCAATAGAAGCAGATAAAGAGTTAAGTGATATACTAAAAGTTAAGCAGGGTAAAGCGGTTTTAAAGAGAAGAAGAGTAACTTTGTCTAATGACAATCCTGTTGAGTTCAGTCTTAGTTTTTATCCTGGAGATAGATATGTTATAACTACTGAATCTGTATCTACAACTTAA
- a CDS encoding glycoside hydrolase family 1 protein — protein MKYIFPEGFWWGAAVSALQVEGASDKRGETTWDRWFKLEPNRFFDGVGPKVTSDFYNRYEEDIELMKELNFNSFRTSISWARLFPKGFGEINQEGVDFYNNLIDKLIENNIEPVIALFHFDMPMAMMDLGGFESREVVNYYEEYAKICFELFGDRVKHWVTHNEPIVPVEGGYLYNFHYPDVVDCKRGIQVAYNTAISSAKVVNLYKEMRAEGKVREDGRIGIVLSLTPSYPRSNNSADLKAARIADLFFNKSFLDPCVKGAYPEELVSILADRNMLPVVEEGDKNLLKEGVVEFLGFNYYFPRRVKVRENAVNAKAPFLPEHLFEYYDMPGKRMNRYRGWEIYAKGTFDTLINIKDNYGNLPIFISENGMGVEDEARFRNKKGYIDDDYRINFVKEHLKWLHKAIEEGCNVNGYHMWTLMDNWSWMNAYKNRYGFIEVDLEDDLKRTMKKSGYWFKEVAQNNGFND, from the coding sequence ATGAAATATATATTTCCAGAAGGATTTTGGTGGGGGGCTGCTGTATCTGCACTCCAAGTTGAAGGTGCCTCAGATAAGAGAGGAGAGACTACTTGGGATAGATGGTTTAAATTAGAACCAAATAGATTCTTTGATGGGGTAGGTCCTAAAGTAACTTCTGATTTTTACAATAGATATGAAGAGGATATAGAGTTAATGAAAGAGTTAAATTTTAACTCTTTTAGAACCTCTATTTCGTGGGCTAGATTATTTCCAAAGGGCTTTGGAGAGATAAACCAAGAAGGTGTCGATTTTTATAATAATCTTATCGATAAACTAATTGAAAATAATATTGAACCTGTAATTGCATTATTTCATTTTGATATGCCGATGGCAATGATGGATTTAGGTGGTTTTGAGAGTAGAGAGGTTGTTAATTATTATGAAGAGTATGCAAAGATATGTTTTGAGCTTTTTGGAGATAGAGTTAAGCATTGGGTAACTCATAATGAGCCTATTGTCCCTGTTGAAGGTGGATATTTATATAATTTCCACTATCCAGATGTCGTTGATTGTAAAAGAGGTATCCAAGTGGCTTATAATACTGCAATCTCTAGTGCAAAAGTAGTTAATCTTTATAAAGAGATGAGAGCAGAAGGTAAAGTTAGAGAAGATGGAAGGATAGGTATCGTATTAAGCTTGACACCTTCTTATCCAAGAAGTAATAATTCTGCTGACTTAAAGGCTGCTAGAATTGCTGATTTATTCTTTAATAAGAGTTTTTTAGATCCATGTGTTAAAGGAGCTTACCCAGAAGAACTAGTAAGTATATTGGCAGATAGAAATATGCTTCCTGTAGTTGAAGAGGGTGATAAAAATTTATTAAAAGAAGGAGTTGTAGAATTTTTAGGATTTAATTATTATTTTCCTAGAAGGGTTAAAGTAAGGGAGAATGCTGTAAATGCTAAGGCACCTTTTTTACCTGAACATTTATTTGAGTATTATGATATGCCAGGTAAGAGAATGAATAGGTATAGAGGATGGGAAATTTACGCAAAGGGCACCTTTGATACATTAATTAATATCAAAGATAATTATGGTAACCTACCAATCTTTATTTCTGAAAATGGTATGGGAGTTGAAGATGAAGCTCGATTTAGAAATAAAAAGGGATATATTGATGATGATTATAGAATTAATTTTGTAAAAGAACATTTGAAGTGGTTACACAAGGCAATAGAAGAAGGATGTAATGTTAATGGCTACCATATGTGGACTCTAATGGATAATTGGTCCTGGATGAATGCTTACAAAAATAGATATGGATTTATTGAAGTTGATCTTGAAGATGATTTAAAGAGAACCATGAAAAAGTCTGGATATTGGTTTAAGGAAGTAGCTCAGAATAATGGTTTTAATGATTAG
- a CDS encoding PTS lactose/cellobiose transporter subunit IIA, whose translation MSSEEIVFKIITEAGNAKGVSFEALALAKEGKFNEAEERLKEANHFFHRAHDIQTELITKEAQGQKNEVSILMVHAQDHLASATLAKDLIGEMIQMQKEIHSLKA comes from the coding sequence ATGAGTTCAGAAGAGATAGTATTTAAGATTATTACCGAAGCAGGTAACGCTAAGGGAGTATCCTTTGAAGCTCTTGCTTTAGCTAAAGAAGGAAAATTTAATGAAGCTGAAGAGAGGTTAAAAGAAGCTAATCACTTCTTTCATAGGGCCCATGATATCCAAACGGAATTGATTACTAAAGAGGCTCAAGGGCAAAAGAATGAAGTTAGTATTTTGATGGTTCATGCTCAAGACCATTTAGCAAGTGCTACTTTAGCAAAAGATTTAATTGGAGAGATGATTCAAATGCAAAAAGAGATTCATAGTCTTAAAGCATAG